ACACCCCGCATGGCGGCAGCTACAATTACCGGCCGGGCAGCCTGCTGCATCGCCTCTACATGGGCGCCGAGGGCGTGCTCGCCCGGCGCACGGACGCCTTCCTGTTCGAGAGCGAGTACGTCGCCGGCCGGCACAGGGCCTTTGTCGGCGGACCCGAGCGCGTGACGCGAATCGTGCACAACGGCATCTCGGAGGCGGAATTCGCGCCGGTCGAACGGGTCCAGGATCCGTTCGACCTGCTGTATGTCGGCGAGCTGCGGGAGGCCAAGGGCCTGCCCTACCTGCTCAAGGCTCTGGTCCGCTTGCGGGCCGAGGGCCGGGCGCTGCGCCTGCTGCTGGTCGGCTCAGGTCCGGATGCCGAGATCCTGCGCGAGACCGTGGCGCGCCTCGGGCTAGCCGGCGCGGTCTCCTTCGAGCCTCCGCAGGCGATCCGTTCCGTGCTGGCGCGGGGCCGCATCCTCGTGGTCCCGTCGCTCGCGGAGTCGCTGCCCTACGTCGTTCTGGAGGCCGCTGCTGCGGCCCAGCCCCTTGTCGCCACGCGGGTCGGCGGCATTCCGGAGATCTTCGGTTCGGCCGCACACGACCTCGTCCCCGCCCGGGATTCGGAGGCGCTCGCGGCTGGCATCCGAAAGGTGCTGGACGACTCGCCTGAGAGGCTTGCCGCCAAGGTGGGCGGGCTCAGCGCGTCGATCCGGCAGCGCTTCTCGCTGGACCGGATGGGTAGCGAGGTCGTCTCCGGCTACGCGGCGGCATTCCAGGCTCGGGAAGGCCGCCGCAGCGCCGGGCGTCGCGAAATCGCCGGACCACGGACCGCCTGAGCCCGGTGGCGGGAACGTGATGGCCGCCGCCGCACACGCCGCGACAAAGCTGCGGCGGTCGGCTCGCCCTTAAGTCTTCCGACAACGCTCCGTGCCAAGCTGCAGTTGATGCACCCGCAGACTGGCGCAGGGGGGAGCCAATCGATGAGCGCGTTCGACATCCGGGATCTTCTCGAAGCGACCGGGCCCTTCGAAGCCCAGCCGGCCGCGATTCGCGCGGAGGCGGTGCCGCTCGCCGAGACCTCAGCGCCGGAAGCGGCGGCGATCTCACCCGTGGTGGTCGCCGGGATCGTTCGGACGCTCGAATGCGCGCTGATCTTCGGCCTCGGCTCGCTGCTGCACCTGATGATGCTGCGCGGGCGGGTCCCTTATGGGCTGACCTATGCCGGGGCCATCGGCCTGATCGCCGTGATGAC
This window of the Methylobacterium tardum genome carries:
- a CDS encoding glycosyltransferase family 4 protein; this translates as MDATTNDARSAQRYRILHVFRAPVGGLFRHVVDLARLQAGSGHAVGIVCDSTTGGERGARALAELMPSLELGLIRIPMRRNPHLTDWACLRTVGERAAQVGADVLHGHGAKGGAYARLAAAGSTIRAYTPHGGSYNYRPGSLLHRLYMGAEGVLARRTDAFLFESEYVAGRHRAFVGGPERVTRIVHNGISEAEFAPVERVQDPFDLLYVGELREAKGLPYLLKALVRLRAEGRALRLLLVGSGPDAEILRETVARLGLAGAVSFEPPQAIRSVLARGRILVVPSLAESLPYVVLEAAAAAQPLVATRVGGIPEIFGSAAHDLVPARDSEALAAGIRKVLDDSPERLAAKVGGLSASIRQRFSLDRMGSEVVSGYAAAFQAREGRRSAGRREIAGPRTA